The genomic region CATATGCAAACGAGTAAACCCTGTTCATGATCGTTAGACTCGTTTACCGTCTGTGATTTCATTCAAACCCAATGTATAAaacagttattaaaaaaaattccacaccATGTTCTTGGTCTCTCGTCTGCATTCGACTCCTCTATAATATTCGGAAacccttaaaataataataaaaaaaaaattaaaaaaatgctacATTCCTTTCCaagccaggaaaaaaaaagcacactttGTTGGTTACTGAaccaataatattaataataataataataataataatatttctaaCGTCGTTTTGGCAAATTTAACTCTGAAACCCATGTAAGCGAGATTTCTCCGTATCAGAAAGCTGAGGAATTCACGCCCGAACTGAACGAAGGCAAAATGCAGAATATATCTTTGGGTGCGTCGCCCCCTTAAACCCACCGTCTAGACGTCTACAGTAtatctgtttgtgtgagtatatagAAGGAAGTAGCTCAAGTCTCGCTTTGACGCTGACGTTTAATACTTTGAGAACACACAGATGGTGCGATTGCTGAACTACTGCAGAGTTCGCTGAGAGAAGTGTGTAAAAAACATCTGCATAGACAGATTTCTTCTCATCTCTGAACGAGCGCGAGAAGAAATAACAGTTTGTCCCTACAGAGAAAACAGGGAGCCGAcggattaaaaaacaaaaaaaacaaaacaaaaacaaaaaacattatttctaGTGCAAAAGATGGTAAATTTCCAGCATTTAATACGCTGCAGACTGACAGGATGCAAATCGTCTCTGGTACCTTTTCAGATAAAACACTTCTAGCTTACACGCACTGCAGCACGGACAAAACCGTACGGAAAAATACACCTTTATGCTTCGGTTTTCCTGGCCAGAACGACTTAATATGCGATAAACTGTGTACTGTTCTGTATGTAGaaactataaatataaagtacatgtgtaataaatatattcCATATGAGCCTCCTTCCTGTTAAATGATTTGTTATAATAGACAATCGACTATGATGCTATAAAGGAAAAATCCCAAGACTGatattaaatacttaaatatgGCAATTTCATAAACATCCCATAATACAACCCTGTATTTAAGGTgaagaagaataataataagaagagcATTATTCACTATTCCGTGTGTGAAAATGTCAATTCGAGACAAATTTCtgtatctaaataaaatattatatatatatatatatatatatatatatatatatatatatatatatatatatatatatatatatatatatatatatatatataaaatatacacacacgcacactgggTGGAGCATTGAAGCGgcagtaataaaatattcatgtgCTTAGGAAGAGGAATGATGTGGATAAAGAGACTCTTCTAGAAATCTAAAAGCGAGTAGAAAAAAATGTCTCTGTCacaattcagaaaaaaaaaggtccaTGTACAAGTGAAAGTGGAACAAAATGGGAAAAAGACAGAGGAGGAGTGGCCTGAGGGGGAAATCTGGGAATTGATCTGATGATGCTTCAGGTCCTTTTGGTCATCGCTGAGGTGCTCTGAATCGTCACGCTCGAGCGTCTGTGTATACGGATGATATTTTGTGCATGTTATGATATTTCTCTCTGCGATCCGGCTCGACCACGCCCGTTTCTGGGCACTGAATGGAATGCTGGCTTTAAGGATTAAGTCATTAGCATTCCGCAGCCTTGCCCCATgtcacacacttcctgtctgaCTATTGAACCCGGTTCCACGAGCAGCCCGTGTGCACAAACATGTTCCTGTATATCATATACAAGGcacaaaaagagagaaggacaaACCCTTAGTATTTAAAGCACCTTTGGTTAAAGGGAGGTAcgctggtttaaaaaaaagaaagaaaaagaaaacctaGTAGGAGAGATTCCATAAAAGTGTTGTTCACAGCTGTCAAGAttttaaacaaaagcaaacaaaaacaaaacaaagatggCTTTTGTTGATTTGTGTTTCAGCGTGACGAGACGCTGAGCCTGACGACGCTCCGCTGATGAAGACGTGCACGGTGTTTGGTCACCTTCGCCATGAACGGGTAGCGgagaggggcggggctagcCGTAGCACTCAGTGTTGTTTTGCTCAGTTggcggttgtgtgtgtggggaggatTTTTTTGGCAAGCTGGTGTTGAAAATGGACACAGTGTCACAGATATGTCTGAGGCAGATTAAATAAATGTGAGTAAGgcaagaaagagaggagaggaaagaaggaaggagacGAGGGAGAGTGTTATGAAACGAGCTTGGCGTCGAGCCGTAGCCAGTGGAGACCTTGCCGTGTGTAGTGGACCAGTTCAGTCATGCTGCTGGTGTTGAAGATCAGCGGGCCCATTGCTTTATCCAGCTCACTGAAgaactctgagagagagagagagagagagagagagagagagagatcagcacATGAGCTATAATTATTATGGGTGTGACTCTCCAAGTAGAGAGTGAGCAATACtttaaaaatagagaaaaaagtATTGTATTGTCTATAAATACTGGTTTCTATTTTTGATAAATTGTAAATTAAGCTAGAATCCCTCTTCGTACCTCTTTGCTCCCGGGCCAGTTGCTCGGCCTGCTCCCACACCTCCGTGGCGAACAAGAAGTTGGAGGTGACCTGCACGTAGCTGGCAGCCATCTGGTGTATGCGCTGTGGGATAGTGACAGAGGAGCTGCCGCTCTGGCTCGAGGAGCTGCTGGAGGAGTAACTGCCCGCACTGCCAGGAGACACTTTAGGCGACACTGGGGATGGCATTCCGACCGCTTTACTGGGGGGGACAGGAAAAGGAAGCGGTCAGAAGGCTGACATTTCAGACATGGTCAATGGAGACAGCTGAGATACGATTCAGTATATTGACATTTATTTCTGAAACAGGATATGGTGTCTTGTTAAAGCACTTGAACGATTTACACAACAGCTAATAGCATTCGAAACAAGCCACACCTCCGGCTAATCTAAACAAACCTCACAGTGAGCTAGTTAAACACCGAGAACAGTGAAGAAATTAACGAAAGCCTTTGCTGACTCGTACTGAAGGAGAATCCTGATGCTGTATAAAGACGGAACCCTCTTCGGGTCTGAGCAGGAAACATCTTCCAGCTGTGAAGATCTCCATGTTGGTAGAACACCACTGATAATCACCTCTCACATAACCGCCACCTCATACAAACTTCACTACGACTTTTATTCATCACAAACTGAGCAATGACTTGAAagaatgaaatgtgtgtgtgaagattctcacaaaaacacacagatgaaCCATATTTACTGCTAACGAACTGTTACTGTAGAGCAAGACACACTTCTGGGGGGCAGGGCATATAGAGTTTTAGAGAGCGGTTGATtggatgattgatgatgatcCAATAACGTAGCATCGGTGTCTGTTAATCAGGGGATTTTGAGATTGGGAGAACTTTCAGAATCATTTGGATCtacagctttacacacacacacacacacacacacacgtgactgGTAATGTGAGCAGTAAATGAGTGCAACTTAAAACCAGTGGAGCAGTGGAGATACTACCACTAGAGAAAAGAAATGTAACCCTTTACAAAACTAATAGAAAAATCTGTTATTAAATCAGAgttattaagaaataaaaaggtttGAAATGAAGATTCGTTCAGAACTTATCAGAGGGAAACCGTGACGAATCTGCAAGTTatggaaattaaataaaaataattaaaataaggtCTTACTTTCCCATCCCAGGAGACGGTGCCTGAGTGTTACTCAATgaattctgaaataaaaaagaaaaataaaatacatgctCAATCACAGTCACTTTAAAAGGATTCAAAACGAGCGTACATGACTAACATCCCAGAAGCGCTGCGGTCAGTTAAAAGGCAAGCTGATGAAGGTAAATAATCTGATAATGAGCTGAATGGTCATCCTGCGGCTGTGTTCAGAGCAacgctgaaaaaaaaaaaaaaaagtaccttCAAATGTTCAGTGAGTGTCTTTGAGTACTTCAGAGCACTTTCCTTCCTCAATTTAAACAGCCTCAGGTAGAGGAGAGACTGACATCTcaaactagagagagagagagagagagagagagagagaggttgccTTGTTTAAGAAGATATTCTATTAATTGAAACAATTATAAAGCTTGAATAAAACCATGAATAAAGCTAAACTGTACATCAGggataaataatatttaaaagatatAATTCCCAGGCTCCTTTATATCTACAAAGGTAAAACCTGCAATATGAGGACATCACAACACGTATAGATCACATACCACAACACTGCCAGCCTTTTGTCTGCTGAGGTAGCGTCTGGTGCCATATAGCTCTTTAATTTCATAGTGTACCTACAAATCGAAGCCACACAATCAGATGAGaaattaaacaccacaacaagcTGAATAACATCACACTGGACTGCAAATATTAAGACAAGTGATGTGGTGTAATGAGGACACCTAGAGGCTGCAGATAAAACTGCAAGCAAAAGAAAACGTGAGCATGCAAGCAAAACACAtgcatgcgcgcacacacacacaggcaggaagacagacgcAGACAAAAACACGcgcaaacacagacacaagaaCCAATGAGAAGTGCAGGTCTGGAATACGTACTTAATGAGTTCCACAGTTTCAGCATACATGGGGAAAGGGGACTTGGCTTCCTGTGCACTTTTCTCCAGCGCATTTCCACACTCGATAAAGGACACCACTGCGTCCAGGTAATACACCGCTTTTTCAAATCTGTCCATCTTTAGGAAAGAGGAAAACGCAGAATTAGGTCAGAAATCAGCAGCTGCTTTCTAACTACAGTTTCCTGGAAAAATGACAATTCATATACAAtattaacacagagacagaaacagctgtttacagctgctgtaatgtgTTTGAGAACAAGTTCCAAATTGTTCCGTGCAAGGTTAATATAAACAGAAACGTACGATGGGTTGCTCTTAATcgattaaaattttaatttgtatcCTGGACAAAtctctgtggtataagaggaacaaAACACTTCGTTACAGAACATCCGATTTCCCTTTTTCCTTTACCAGCTTGAGCTGAAGTGTTTTGTTCCTGACTTCATGAATATTAGACGAGCTCAGAGAAGAAAGCTGTCTCTTCTATCTGTTGAATAATACTGTACAGGAATAAACTCCTTCTTACCAGAGCGTCTGCGTTGTGTTTCAGCTTCTTAGCTTCTTGGAGGTAATGGTCAGCTGAATGAACcctaaacacaacaaacaaagtTGTGACGTGACCAACATGCCATCATGTCAGGGTTCGATTCCTATACCTCGAGTCTGAGCTGTGAGATCAGACACCATTAGACATTAATCCCATTCTCTTTGACAACAATTAATCTACATCTTTAACAAGTGGTTCCTACATGACATCTTGTCAGTTCCTGGATTTCTAGCTTTTTCTcacattatacaccgatcaggcataacattatgagcagtgagaggtgaagtgaataacactgattagctcctcaacatggcacctgttagtgggtgggatatattaggcagcaagtgaacattttgtcctcaaagctgatgtgttagaagcaggaaaaatgggcaagcgtaaggatttaagcaagtttgacaaggaccaaattgtaatggctagacgactggatcagagcatatCCAAAACtgcgcagctcttgtggggtgttcccggtctgcagtggtcagtatctaacaaaagtggtccaaggaagtacCCAGCGACAGGGCTGTGGGCTGCCAAGGCTCACTgctgcacgtggggagcgaaggctggcccgtgtgaaccgatccaacagacgagctactgttgctcaaactgctgaagaagttaatgctggttctgatagaaaggtgtcttttggcagcaaaagggggaacaacacaatattaggcaggtggtcataatgttatgcctgataagtGTATAACGTAATATATGATTGtataagtaatttttttttaaattcggAGGTGAAATACAGTAAGGTGTAATacccaaaaaaaccccacaaaacaaacagaaacaaagtcACGTGAAACTTAGAGAGTGGACAGGTCTGTATTACCGGTCCTCAAAGTGCAGCTTGGACCTCTTGGAACTGTCGGAGGAGAGAGGAGGTACAGCCAGCTGATTCTCAGATTTAGAGCTTTTATCCTGCAGGGGAGAAAGAAACATGTAAGATtattcatcaccaccatcatcaccacgaTCATCATCCTTCTCTTCagtcatttataaaaaaaaaaaccttcataaGAGCATGTCTGGAAAAGTGGAAAAATGAacctggaaaataaaaacatgataaaatgctaaaatctgattggctgagccaTTTTCAAAGCCACTGTAAAATACACCCATCTACAGAACGCTTGCGTCTTTGTGCATAATCTCACCAAGCCTGAAATCAGGGGTACTCAGAAAGTTAAGTTTCCATCTGAAAGCGTTCCAGTGCTTTGACTTGGAAAAACTGAAGAGGGATGATGTGTAGTGCAGCTCcacttgttcatttgtgtttattataattCTCCGTTCAGAGGGTCTTACTGTGAAACATCATAGTGGCTACACATCATAACACTGAGaatcaagaacaaaaaaactTAACGAGAAATCCGTTGACTGTGGGCTGTGTGTGAGCGCCGCCATGCTGCTGTCAGGATTGTTCATGTCAGAATTATGTACTAGATGGTGCCCGAGTTACTGACTTGGAATTCCGAGTGAATAACTGTCCGAGTCGGAATTTTCCGAGTTCTGTGTACAAGCGATCGCATTAGCTTTAGCAACTAAAGCTTGTTGAGacactatattacatcacataaaaattaacattttattcaaattGTTTGTCACCATTTTATTATTCACATAAACTTCAAAAGTGGTCAgcaaattaaatacaaaaccCATACAATGTGCTGTGTTCTGATGCTCTATATGTTTTCTCCCTGATGTCATGTGAAACACCAGCTCTCTCTGTGACGGAAATCTCAtaactcattacacacactgccCAAATGGTctgttttgatttgtttagtATGCAttaataatgcacacacacatcctttgAATAAACTTTCTAAAAATACCCCCCCCTGAGGTCAGAATGTAGAACAGATGCTGCATGGTGTCATGGTGGCGGTTATGTAAAAACACATCCTCTTCATgacataaacatttatttttagggAGAGTGGCATTGAGTCTCTGTAAAATGACACCCGGATAAATAAGAGGAACAAAATAGAACAGCGGTTTGTTTTCACGTCCAGAGCATGCACGTCTGCACACGTGTTTATTAAATCACCTATTGACTCATTTTTACCTATGgtaaaagaggaagaggaaatgaattgcatgtttttatatacatttataaaaaaggAAATCATTTCTAGAACAAATAGAATTTCTGTAAATGAATTTGGAATCAACCTGAAAATTTCtatttgaataatttattaattttctcacaaaataagaaaacacacacaccttgatgtCTTTGCTGCTGCGGCTCTGTTTGTCCTCGCCCTTGCGGTGTTTGGAGCTGGAGCTGCTCTTGGTGACGTCCTTGCTGTTGGTGTTGATGGGCAGCGAGCTGGACGACTGACTGACCGTGCGTTTGCGACCCTGATGCTCTGACTTGGGCGTGCGCTGAAGGGTCAGGGAAGGAGACGGGACAGGTTCTTTATCCTTATCCACCACACGCTTTGCTGACCTGCAACAGATGCCATGTTACTTGTGTTAACAGCCAGAACATTTAAAATGTGCCCAAATTCTAGAGAACAGGGTTTTTCTACAGAAATCTCTCTTAATCTAATCCCGTCTCGACTGCTGCACACACTCCGCAATAAAGCCTGATTTATGATTGATGTTCAGACACAAGTGgcattgttctctctctcacacacacatatacctacACCTGTGTACTTTATGTACAATCTAGAAGAATAAAAGCCACACCCACTAGACCGCATGTCAGAATCTAAACATTTCTGTACATCGGTATTCCAATCTGAACTATAAATTGATTAACATTCATACACAGTGACGTTGATGAGGAGCACTGTCTCTCTTACTCCTGTCGTCATGATTGCTCTGTGGTGTGTTATATCACTTACTCTTTACTGGGTTTATGGTGCGATGACTTCTCTTCCATCCTGGACTTCTTGCTTTCTGGTTTCAGACTGTCATCATTCTACAGACAGAACAAGTCAGAGTTCATTTAAACTGAATCTGAAGTCATAGTCTTTCTGCAAAAACACGTTCGATTTACTCAGTCGGATTTGCATTAGATTAAATTTAGAAACAAAAACTACAGCCAAGTTATTCAATTAAACctaaacagtttaataaattTAGTCTTCACAGTTCAAGTCAATAGACACTGATGTTGCTGGTCATTTGGTCAGTTACTAACATGACATCTGTCCATCATTACTGCCTTCCTAAGCCTTTGTCCTTATTTGTTGACGTGTTtatattaaagctctgcagcaGCTGAAACATAATATGCTGTAGTCAATAGCATTACTTTAATAGTCATCGGGTACGCTAGTTATAGCTAGCTTTAATCGCATTAGCCTAACAACAAGAAAACATTAAAGTAGAAAAACAAATAGCTAGGGCTGTTATCCACACCAGCAGTTTCAGTCaattcacaccacactcaccttATGTTTCCTCTTGCCTTTATTGGCTTTACTCTCCCCTGGCTGTTTCTGGAACTCCTTGCCGTCGCTAGTCGAGTCCCGCTCCACCTTCACCTCTGGGTCTTTAAAAGTTCGACCTGGCACGCGGCTCAGCAGGTTGAGGTCGATAGAGACGAGCAGCTGCCTGGGAGCCGTTTGTTTCTCATCAGACTCGCTGAGCGGAGAGAGAAGATCTTTCTCTTCCATGGGGGAGAAAACATGGGGGGCATActtaggagtgtgtgaggaagatggagcactctcttcttcttcctcgtcCGAAtcagaggatgatgatgactCCGTTTCAACAAACTCACGTGACTTCTGCTTGCCCTGAGGCTTGGTTCTACGCTTTTCCGGAGGGGCCCGTACATCTTTCTTGGGCTCTTTCTTCGCAGCGGGTTTGCGTGGACCCTTGTTTGGTGCTCTTGCACGGTGCTGAGGCGTCTCGGCTCGGGGCACGCTCTCCACCCTCAGGCTGCCCTTCGGCTCCTCCGCCACAGCGGGCTTCTCTGACTTTTTGGGCTGCTTTTTGCCCACTGAGCGTCTCTGGCTGGCATTGGCTCCACCCTCACCGCTCTGCGCGGGAGACTTCTGACGGCCACGTCCGCTCTCTGAACCTTTCTGTGTGGCCCGCTGGTCCCGACCCGGCGCAGGGATGGACTCTTTGGGCCCCTGAGTGCCACTGTATCCCCGAGCAGCGCTGCTCTCTCGGTCCTCCATTTTGGATAGCCAGTTGTCCAGCTGCCACTTATTAGCTGGAGGCTGTTCTCGCTGGAACACAGATCAAGAGGTAATCCTTTTAGAAATCAGATCTCAGGGACTGTAAAAACTCAACATTCATTTAATTCACTGCTCAAAGCAGCATCTAGAAATATGGAGCAATATTATAACTATGTACACTAACTCATGCTATTgtatttcaattaaaataaacaacagaccAGATTTACTATTCACACAACtgctaataatattaaaaactaACAATATTCACATAACTGCTAATAACAATCAACAATGCATCATCATGATTCTCTGACCAGGAGCcattttacacaacactgcaatGACTCATTTCATCACACTTATCTAGGCCATGTAACAGAGTCTCTTGCAGGTCTAGACAATCTTGTTTCGCTTCATTAGGCTTTAtattgatagtgtgtgtgtacatgtgtgtgagaaactgtgtaTGTACCTCAGGTGAGGC from Hemibagrus wyckioides isolate EC202008001 linkage group LG18, SWU_Hwy_1.0, whole genome shotgun sequence harbors:
- the aff4 gene encoding AF4/FMR2 family member 4 isoform X1, translating into MASQSGNMNREDRNVLRMKERERRNQEIQQGGEAFPASSPLFPEPYKVSSKEDKLSSRIQSMLGNYDEMKETIGEPPMSKLLAKGSSSSSSEEKSLYPEQRGGVSQNQSNKWTPIGSTSGTSSSSLSKSQNRSGSSNQSSHGTSQRSGTNSQRHEREFSSKKSSKHEHKGSTNSSGHSRSLTAEQHGKERYHSKSPRDREANWDSPSRVHSSSSSSSSSSTFPSGQHSGQAFPPSLMSKPGSMLQKPTAYVRPMDGQETAEPKTSSSSSSSSSESYGGQSHGSSVGEMKANGKASLTKLKIPAPVEGALTGDVSCVDEILKEMTQSWPPPLTAIHTPCKTEPSKFPFPTKDAQHTGFGGLKKSISGKGSSAAPQNKACDGDPSNTLHDDLKLSSSEDSDADQEAAKRNTSASNNNSEVADREDSSSHSGSESSSGSESESESSSTDSEANEPPRAASPEREQPPANKWQLDNWLSKMEDRESSAARGYSGTQGPKESIPAPGRDQRATQKGSESGRGRQKSPAQSGEGGANASQRRSVGKKQPKKSEKPAVAEEPKGSLRVESVPRAETPQHRARAPNKGPRKPAAKKEPKKDVRAPPEKRRTKPQGKQKSREFVETESSSSSDSDEEEEESAPSSSHTPKYAPHVFSPMEEKDLLSPLSESDEKQTAPRQLLVSIDLNLLSRVPGRTFKDPEVKVERDSTSDGKEFQKQPGESKANKGKRKHKNDDSLKPESKKSRMEEKSSHHKPSKESAKRVVDKDKEPVPSPSLTLQRTPKSEHQGRKRTVSQSSSSLPINTNSKDVTKSSSSSKHRKGEDKQSRSSKDIKDKSSKSENQLAVPPLSSDSSKRSKLHFEDRVHSADHYLQEAKKLKHNADALMDRFEKAVYYLDAVVSFIECGNALEKSAQEAKSPFPMYAETVELIKYTMKLKSYMAPDATSADKRLAVLCLRCQSLLYLRLFKLRKESALKYSKTLTEHLKNSLSNTQAPSPGMGNKAVGMPSPVSPKVSPGSAGSYSSSSSSSQSGSSSVTIPQRIHQMAASYVQVTSNFLFATEVWEQAEQLAREQREFFSELDKAMGPLIFNTSSMTELVHYTRQGLHWLRLDAKLVS
- the aff4 gene encoding AF4/FMR2 family member 4 isoform X2 gives rise to the protein MNREDRNVLRMKERERRNQEIQQGGEAFPASSPLFPEPYKVSSKEDKLSSRIQSMLGNYDEMKETIGEPPMSKLLAKGSSSSSSEEKSLYPEQRGGVSQNQSNKWTPIGSTSGTSSSSLSKSQNRSGSSNQSSHGTSQRSGTNSQRHEREFSSKKSSKHEHKGSTNSSGHSRSLTAEQHGKERYHSKSPRDREANWDSPSRVHSSSSSSSSSSTFPSGQHSGQAFPPSLMSKPGSMLQKPTAYVRPMDGQETAEPKTSSSSSSSSSESYGGQSHGSSVGEMKANGKASLTKLKIPAPVEGALTGDVSCVDEILKEMTQSWPPPLTAIHTPCKTEPSKFPFPTKDAQHTGFGGLKKSISGKGSSAAPQNKACDGDPSNTLHDDLKLSSSEDSDADQEAAKRNTSASNNNSEVADREDSSSHSGSESSSGSESESESSSTDSEANEPPRAASPEREQPPANKWQLDNWLSKMEDRESSAARGYSGTQGPKESIPAPGRDQRATQKGSESGRGRQKSPAQSGEGGANASQRRSVGKKQPKKSEKPAVAEEPKGSLRVESVPRAETPQHRARAPNKGPRKPAAKKEPKKDVRAPPEKRRTKPQGKQKSREFVETESSSSSDSDEEEEESAPSSSHTPKYAPHVFSPMEEKDLLSPLSESDEKQTAPRQLLVSIDLNLLSRVPGRTFKDPEVKVERDSTSDGKEFQKQPGESKANKGKRKHKNDDSLKPESKKSRMEEKSSHHKPSKESAKRVVDKDKEPVPSPSLTLQRTPKSEHQGRKRTVSQSSSSLPINTNSKDVTKSSSSSKHRKGEDKQSRSSKDIKDKSSKSENQLAVPPLSSDSSKRSKLHFEDRVHSADHYLQEAKKLKHNADALMDRFEKAVYYLDAVVSFIECGNALEKSAQEAKSPFPMYAETVELIKYTMKLKSYMAPDATSADKRLAVLCLRCQSLLYLRLFKLRKESALKYSKTLTEHLKNSLSNTQAPSPGMGNKAVGMPSPVSPKVSPGSAGSYSSSSSSSQSGSSSVTIPQRIHQMAASYVQVTSNFLFATEVWEQAEQLAREQREFFSELDKAMGPLIFNTSSMTELVHYTRQGLHWLRLDAKLVS